A stretch of the Streptococcus himalayensis genome encodes the following:
- the tnpB gene encoding IS66 family insertion sequence element accessory protein TnpB (TnpB, as the term is used for proteins encoded by IS66 family insertion elements, is considered an accessory protein, since TnpC, encoded by a neighboring gene, is a DDE family transposase.), which translates to MNIRLSDLGQVYLVCGKTDMRQGIDSLAYLVKSQFNLDLFSGQVFLFCGGRKDRFKALYWDGQGFWLLYKRFENGKLTWPNDEHEVEALTSEQVDWLMKGFSISPKIKPTNSRDFY; encoded by the coding sequence ATGAACATCCGACTCAGTGATTTAGGACAAGTTTACTTGGTCTGCGGAAAAACGGATATGCGTCAAGGGATTGATTCGCTGGCTTATCTGGTAAAAAGTCAGTTCAACCTTGATCTCTTTTCTGGTCAAGTTTTTCTCTTCTGTGGCGGCCGCAAAGACCGGTTCAAAGCTCTTTACTGGGACGGACAAGGATTTTGGTTGCTTTACAAACGATTTGAAAACGGCAAACTCACTTGGCCTAATGATGAACATGAGGTCGAAGCCCTCACTTCCGAGCAAGTTGACTGGTTGATGAAGGGATTTTCGATAAGTCCTAAAATAAAACCTACAAATAGTCGTGATTTCTATTGA